The proteins below are encoded in one region of Oncorhynchus gorbuscha isolate QuinsamMale2020 ecotype Even-year linkage group LG01, OgorEven_v1.0, whole genome shotgun sequence:
- the LOC124031184 gene encoding trace amine-associated receptor 13c-like encodes MEEHKDDQYCFQDRNSSCRKALLSISIYITLYIFFSLISVVTVFLNILVIISISHFKQLHTPTNLLILSLAASDLLVGLIVIPVMTVAIMESCWVFGEYFCVFLLYINCLCTSLSLGSLVLISIDRYAAVCDPLLYYSKITITRIICCISITWCCCIIYDAAIIKDIVNVQVPSSCLNECFTGEGYMWGNIIDFVITMVVPCSIIITLYLKIFVVARSQARKVFLKESASVPGVKTVQANKSERKAAKTLSIVVFTYLCCWIPFLFSFLFFSFLSDNLLSFIISFLPLANSLINPIIYALFYPWFKVTAKNILSLKLRRS; translated from the coding sequence ATGGAGGAACACAAAGATGATCAATATTGTTTTCAAGACAGAAACTCTTCTTGCAGAAAGGCTTTGCTATCGATATCTATCTACATAACACTGTACATCTTCTTCTCATTGATTTCAGTAGTTACAGTATTTTTGAACATACTGGTGatcatctccatctctcatttCAAGCAGCTCCACACTCCAACCAATCTActcatcctctctctggctgCGTCAGATCTCCTGGTGGGACTGATTGTGATACCAGTAATGACTGTAGCAATAATGGAATCATGCTGGGTTTTTGGggaatatttctgtgtgtttcttcTCTACATTAATTGTTTGTGTACTTCTTTATCTCTGGGCAGTTTGGTCTTGATATCTATTGACCGctatgctgctgtgtgtgatcccttattgtactactctaaaataacaataacaagaatTATATGTTGCATATCCATTACCTGGTGTTGTTGTATCATATACGATGCTGCTATTATAAAAGACATTGTAAATGTACAGGTACCCAGtagctgtttgaatgaatgttttacTGGTGAAGGATATATGTGGGGCAATATAATTGACTTCGTAATTACAATGGTTGTCCCGTGCTCTATTATTATAACACTTTATTTGAAAATCTTTGTGGTGGCCAGATCACAGGCCAGAAAGGTATTTTTAAAAGAGTCTGCCAGTGTGCCTGGTGTTAAAACTGTACAGGCAAATAAGTCTGAGAGAAAAGCAGCAAAAACTCTATCTATTGTTGTTTTCACCTATCTATGTTGTTGGATTCCATTTCTATtttcttttttgtttttttctttcttaaGTGACAATTTATTATCATTCATCATCAGCTTTCTGCCACTTGCTAATTCCTTAATTAATCCAATAATATATGCTTTATTTTATCCATGGTTCAAAGTGACGGCTAAAAATATTTTATCTCTGAAGTTAAGGCGTTCATAG